Proteins from one Candidatus Sulfotelmatobacter sp. genomic window:
- the fliN gene encoding flagellar motor switch protein FliN: protein MSESAKNLDLLMNVPLKVTAELGTCKMLVRDILKLGTGSIVELDRLAGGPVDLLVNDRLVARGEVVAIDDNFGVRVTELIEKP from the coding sequence ATGTCCGAGTCCGCCAAGAATCTCGATCTCCTCATGAACGTGCCGCTGAAGGTGACGGCGGAGCTTGGCACGTGCAAGATGCTGGTCCGGGACATCCTCAAGCTGGGGACGGGCTCGATCGTCGAGCTCGACCGCTTGGCCGGCGGACCCGTCGACCTGCTGGTCAACGACCGGCTCGTCGCCCGCGGCGAGGTCGTGGCGATCGACGACAACTTCGGCGTCCGCGTCACCGAGCTGATCGAAAAACCGTAA
- a CDS encoding adenylate/guanylate cyclase domain-containing protein, with the protein MNVPETGVDALNLLRARISALGDPALQAALADADRAVETLKLERASLQSKLAATATNAERELAKLHTLGRVAETVNSSLELDVVLRRVLDTAVEVMKAERGFVMIADGNDELELTTTYGIDRATVEGDDMRPSQTTVRRVFETGEPIVTTDAQQDPRFNINLSVRALRLRSIVCVPLAIKSRIIGVVYLDSRVAPGLFSPADPDLLTAFANQAALAIENARLFDAMRAQVVEISRLEQLQARVLASITSGVITVDGAGNVASFNDAAAQTFGIESAMMLGRPARALDALIPGITGLLATGGLPAKGEEMEARHPTRGALALQVRIAPIELPEEDNARHGWAIAVTDLTERRNLERMHAADVEQRRAIREAFARYLAPHVVEQLMSAPGGVALGGERAAATILFADIDGFTELAGRLDAERVVEILNSFFSAAVQIVFDNDGLLDKFYGDGLMVVFGPPRVREDDAARALAVAGALHKAAATINADGHPLQLAIGIATGEVVAGHIGSPKRMDYTVIGNAANLASRLQGAAPPNHTYLDDRTYQRLRDKPKAETLVAKIRGKADPVTIHDVT; encoded by the coding sequence GTGAACGTTCCCGAAACGGGTGTCGACGCGCTCAACCTGCTGAGGGCCCGGATCTCCGCCTTGGGAGACCCGGCCTTGCAGGCCGCGCTCGCCGACGCGGACCGGGCCGTCGAGACCCTCAAGCTCGAGCGCGCCTCGCTGCAGTCCAAGCTCGCCGCGACCGCGACCAACGCCGAGCGCGAGTTGGCCAAGCTGCACACGCTCGGGCGCGTCGCCGAGACGGTGAACTCCTCGCTCGAGTTGGACGTCGTCTTGCGGCGCGTGCTCGACACCGCGGTCGAGGTGATGAAGGCCGAGCGCGGCTTCGTCATGATCGCCGACGGCAACGACGAGCTCGAGCTCACGACGACCTACGGCATCGATCGCGCGACGGTCGAAGGCGACGACATGCGCCCCTCGCAGACGACGGTGCGGCGGGTGTTCGAGACCGGCGAGCCGATCGTCACCACCGACGCGCAGCAAGACCCGCGCTTCAACATCAACCTCTCGGTGCGCGCGCTGCGGCTGCGCTCGATCGTGTGCGTGCCGCTGGCGATCAAGTCGCGCATCATCGGCGTCGTCTACCTCGACTCGCGCGTCGCGCCGGGTTTGTTCTCGCCGGCCGACCCCGATCTGCTGACCGCGTTCGCGAACCAAGCCGCCCTGGCCATCGAGAACGCACGACTCTTCGACGCGATGCGCGCGCAAGTCGTCGAGATCAGCCGGCTCGAGCAGCTGCAGGCGCGCGTGCTGGCTTCGATCACCAGCGGCGTCATCACCGTCGACGGCGCCGGCAACGTCGCCAGCTTCAACGACGCCGCGGCGCAGACGTTCGGGATCGAGAGTGCGATGATGCTCGGCCGCCCGGCGCGCGCCCTCGACGCGCTGATCCCGGGCATCACCGGTCTACTCGCCACCGGCGGCCTCCCCGCCAAGGGCGAAGAGATGGAAGCGCGCCATCCCACCCGCGGCGCGCTGGCGCTGCAAGTGCGCATCGCACCGATCGAGCTGCCCGAAGAAGACAACGCGCGCCACGGCTGGGCGATCGCGGTCACCGATCTCACCGAGCGCCGGAACCTCGAACGGATGCACGCTGCCGACGTCGAGCAGCGCCGCGCGATCCGCGAGGCCTTCGCGCGCTATCTCGCGCCGCACGTCGTCGAGCAGCTGATGAGCGCGCCGGGCGGCGTCGCGCTGGGCGGCGAGCGGGCCGCGGCGACGATCCTGTTCGCGGACATCGATGGCTTCACCGAGCTCGCGGGCCGGCTCGACGCCGAGCGCGTCGTCGAGATCCTCAACAGCTTCTTCTCGGCGGCCGTCCAGATCGTCTTCGACAACGACGGCCTGCTCGACAAGTTCTACGGCGACGGCTTGATGGTCGTCTTCGGACCGCCGCGCGTGCGCGAGGACGATGCCGCGCGTGCGCTGGCCGTCGCCGGCGCGCTGCACAAGGCCGCCGCGACGATCAACGCGGACGGTCATCCGCTGCAGCTCGCGATCGGCATCGCGACCGGCGAGGTCGTCGCCGGCCACATCGGAAGTCCCAAGCGGATGGACTACACCGTCATCGGCAACGCGGCGAACCTGGCCAGCCGTCTGCAAGGCGCCGCGCCGCCGAACCACACCTACCTCGACGACCGCACCTACCAGCGCCTGCGCGACAAGCCGAAAGCGGAGACGCTGGTGGCGAAGATCCGCGGCAAGGCCGATCCGGTAACGATTCACGACGTGACCTAG
- a CDS encoding flagellar biosynthetic protein FliQ gives METFDALLRDALVVTALLVLPVLVTATAVGATVAVLQAATQVQEQTLTLLPKVVAVGVVLALFGRFGLGLCAQLFNEVVARMPLLARG, from the coding sequence GTGGAGACGTTCGATGCGCTCTTGCGGGACGCGCTGGTGGTGACGGCGCTGCTGGTCTTGCCGGTGCTCGTCACCGCGACCGCCGTCGGCGCGACGGTCGCGGTGCTGCAGGCGGCGACGCAGGTTCAGGAACAGACGCTGACGCTGCTGCCGAAGGTCGTCGCGGTCGGCGTCGTGCTGGCGCTGTTCGGACGCTTCGGGCTCGGGCTGTGCGCGCAGCTGTTCAACGAGGTCGTGGCGCGCATGCCGCTGCTCGCCCGCGGATGA
- a CDS encoding VOC family protein, which translates to MRVKLGQVGHFGLAVRDPDASAAWWTEHFDLEEIFRFDQGVAISNDAVTIALHRGVPHPGTFGHMSFHLPTMTALHTALDALRAGGVKLEDPGDEIGPEGPGSPHLGLWFHDPDGYRWELSVQNGAKEKHR; encoded by the coding sequence ATGCGAGTGAAGCTGGGGCAGGTCGGCCACTTCGGGTTGGCCGTGCGCGATCCGGACGCCAGCGCGGCGTGGTGGACGGAGCATTTCGACCTCGAGGAGATCTTCCGGTTCGACCAGGGCGTGGCGATCAGTAACGACGCCGTCACGATCGCGCTGCACCGCGGCGTCCCCCATCCCGGAACGTTCGGTCACATGTCGTTCCATCTGCCGACCATGACGGCGCTGCACACGGCGCTCGACGCGCTTCGGGCAGGGGGCGTGAAGCTCGAGGATCCCGGCGACGAGATCGGCCCCGAAGGCCCCGGCTCGCCGCACCTGGGTTTGTGGTTCCACGATCCCGACGGGTACCGCTGGGAGCTCTCCGTTCAGAACGGCGCCAAGGAGAAGCATCGGTAA
- a CDS encoding flagellar M-ring protein FliF C-terminal domain-containing protein yields the protein MNVAPPVRRDAARLALERVRSLSPRVRLLAVAALAASLVLGVLAAVATRDTRVVLFATPLRPEQLAEVEQRLAAWSVPYVSLADNVRVERARRGDLLLRLALAGVPHPHLAGSDEALAHVGALTPPAVLEAQTRDALAADLALALRGVDGIDDARVVIAPASGGMYADEPRRDASASVRVTLAPGARLGARTVAGIQAFVAGGVPGLDAQRVVVLDDHGFALAADAGDDATDVQAALQSALDAAFGAGATIVRVHREAQGERRELDDVRRSALGGTIARTSDDERYASAQKRYSRSGGSEDRGSETREERRSSAPDATARLSVAIFVDAARGLDVGAIRALAAATVGLRPARGDALQVEAVAFGSPPRLPRAPAPGWLLAFAGLAPQLLTAVAVVAVVAFAARPAAAVVVRAVEAASARHAAREAIGVPPARVRGALAGEPPHVAAAIISALPAATAAAVLELYPPEERAAIVRRLARGHADLVPPVDELIRA from the coding sequence ATGAACGTCGCGCCGCCGGTTCGCCGCGACGCGGCCCGGCTTGCGCTCGAGCGCGTGCGCTCGCTCTCGCCGCGCGTGCGGTTGCTGGCGGTCGCGGCCCTGGCCGCGTCGTTGGTCCTCGGCGTGCTCGCCGCGGTGGCGACGCGCGATACGCGGGTCGTCCTGTTCGCGACGCCGCTCCGTCCCGAACAGCTGGCGGAGGTCGAGCAGCGGCTCGCGGCCTGGAGCGTGCCGTACGTTTCGCTCGCCGACAACGTGCGCGTCGAGCGCGCGCGGCGTGGCGATCTGTTGCTGCGCTTGGCGCTGGCCGGCGTGCCGCACCCGCACTTGGCCGGCAGCGACGAAGCGCTGGCGCACGTCGGCGCGCTGACGCCGCCGGCCGTCCTCGAAGCGCAGACCCGCGACGCATTGGCGGCCGACCTCGCGCTGGCGCTGCGCGGCGTCGACGGGATCGACGACGCGCGAGTCGTCATCGCGCCGGCCAGCGGCGGCATGTATGCCGACGAGCCGCGGCGCGACGCCAGCGCCAGCGTGCGCGTGACGCTCGCGCCCGGCGCGCGCCTGGGCGCGCGCACGGTGGCCGGGATCCAGGCGTTCGTGGCCGGCGGCGTGCCCGGGCTGGACGCGCAACGCGTGGTCGTGCTCGACGATCACGGCTTCGCCCTCGCTGCCGACGCCGGCGACGACGCGACCGACGTGCAGGCGGCCCTGCAGAGCGCGCTCGACGCGGCCTTCGGGGCCGGCGCGACGATCGTGCGCGTGCACCGCGAGGCGCAAGGCGAACGGCGTGAGCTCGACGACGTGCGCCGTTCGGCGCTGGGCGGAACGATCGCGCGCACCAGCGACGACGAGCGCTACGCGTCGGCGCAGAAGCGCTACTCACGCAGCGGCGGCAGCGAGGATCGCGGCAGCGAGACGCGCGAAGAGCGGCGCAGCAGCGCGCCGGACGCGACCGCCCGGCTGAGCGTCGCGATCTTCGTCGACGCGGCGCGCGGTCTGGACGTCGGGGCGATCCGCGCGCTGGCCGCCGCCACGGTGGGCCTGCGGCCGGCGCGCGGCGACGCGCTGCAGGTCGAAGCGGTCGCGTTCGGCAGCCCGCCACGCCTGCCGCGGGCGCCGGCCCCGGGCTGGCTGCTCGCGTTCGCGGGCCTGGCGCCGCAACTGCTGACGGCCGTCGCGGTGGTGGCGGTCGTCGCGTTCGCGGCACGGCCGGCGGCGGCGGTCGTCGTGCGTGCGGTCGAGGCGGCGTCGGCGCGGCACGCCGCGCGCGAGGCGATCGGCGTTCCGCCCGCGCGCGTGCGCGGGGCACTCGCCGGCGAGCCGCCGCACGTCGCCGCCGCGATCATCTCCGCGCTGCCGGCGGCGACGGCGGCTGCGGTGCTCGAGCTGTATCCGCCCGAGGAGCGCGCGGCGATCGTGCGGCGTCTCGCGCGCGGCCACGCCGACTTGGTCCCACCCGTCGACGAGCTCATCCGTGCCTGA
- the metF gene encoding methylenetetrahydrofolate reductase [NAD(P)H], with protein MRIAEKLGTRRPFFSFEFFPPRDDAAEDALAATIAALRPLDPGFVSITYGAGGSTRARTVDLAKRLRAESGLDVLAHLTCVGASVDELRGVLGDLRRGGIENVLALRGDPPRGSTTFVPAENGLRTSADLVTLVKSEFALCVGGACYPEKHPEAASLDADLAALSAKVRAGAEFLVTQLFFDNARFFEFVERARQWGIRVPILPGIMPITNYDQIDRFTRQCGATIPPSLRAELEARRDDPQAVIDLGVAYATLQVADLLARGAPGAHFYTLNRSPATRAVVSAVLAARRAW; from the coding sequence GTGCGCATAGCCGAGAAGCTGGGGACCCGGCGGCCGTTTTTCTCGTTCGAGTTCTTTCCGCCGCGGGACGACGCGGCCGAAGACGCCCTGGCGGCGACGATCGCGGCCCTGCGGCCGCTCGACCCCGGCTTCGTCTCCATCACGTACGGGGCGGGCGGGTCGACCCGGGCGCGGACCGTCGACCTGGCCAAACGGCTGCGCGCCGAGAGCGGACTGGACGTCTTGGCGCACCTGACCTGCGTCGGGGCCTCGGTCGACGAGCTGCGGGGCGTGCTGGGCGATCTGCGTCGCGGGGGGATCGAGAACGTGCTCGCGCTGCGCGGCGATCCGCCGCGCGGCAGCACGACCTTCGTGCCGGCCGAGAACGGCCTGCGGACCAGCGCGGACCTGGTGACGCTGGTGAAGTCCGAGTTCGCGCTGTGCGTCGGGGGCGCGTGCTATCCGGAGAAGCACCCCGAGGCCGCCAGCCTGGACGCCGATCTGGCGGCGCTCTCGGCCAAGGTGCGCGCCGGGGCCGAGTTCCTGGTCACCCAGCTGTTCTTCGACAACGCGCGCTTTTTCGAGTTCGTCGAGCGCGCGCGGCAGTGGGGCATTCGCGTCCCAATCCTACCGGGAATCATGCCGATCACCAACTACGATCAGATCGACCGCTTCACGCGGCAGTGCGGCGCGACGATCCCGCCCAGCCTGCGCGCCGAGCTGGAAGCGCGCCGCGACGATCCGCAGGCCGTCATCGACCTCGGCGTCGCGTACGCGACGCTGCAAGTCGCCGATCTGCTGGCGCGCGGCGCCCCCGGCGCGCACTTCTACACGCTCAACCGCTCGCCCGCGACGCGCGCCGTCGTCTCGGCGGTCCTCGCCGCTCGGCGCGCCTGGTGA
- a CDS encoding flagellar biosynthetic protein FliR: MTQTGLLVFARAAGMVARAPAFSHPSVPPMVRAGMAFALALVVAPHVVPVGRLDLAAFTLAIVGDFALGAAIGFGASLLYDAAYFAGRTIDDYLGVHGSVPNASVTSSQAFGRLWSYGFLAAFVLLDGWVPVVDAFAGSFAHVRAGAIVAPDAWLRFALALPATTLRAAFAIAAPAIAIAAALQLALAAVTRVVPRLASFTLAFPVVFGAALLVAVVLVPLLAPLGARPWLVVPWSAP; encoded by the coding sequence ATGACGCAGACCGGGCTGTTGGTGTTCGCACGCGCGGCCGGGATGGTGGCGCGCGCGCCGGCGTTCTCGCATCCGTCGGTGCCGCCGATGGTGCGGGCCGGGATGGCGTTCGCGCTGGCGCTGGTGGTCGCGCCGCACGTCGTGCCGGTCGGCCGGCTCGACTTGGCGGCGTTCACGCTGGCGATCGTCGGTGACTTCGCCCTCGGCGCGGCGATCGGGTTCGGCGCCTCGCTCCTGTACGACGCGGCCTACTTCGCGGGACGGACGATCGACGACTATCTCGGCGTGCACGGCAGCGTCCCCAACGCGAGCGTGACCAGCTCGCAAGCCTTCGGGCGCCTGTGGTCGTACGGCTTCCTGGCCGCGTTCGTCCTGCTCGACGGCTGGGTGCCGGTCGTCGACGCGTTCGCCGGATCGTTCGCGCACGTGCGCGCCGGAGCGATCGTCGCGCCGGATGCGTGGCTGCGCTTCGCGCTCGCGTTACCGGCGACGACGCTGCGTGCCGCCTTTGCCATCGCGGCGCCGGCGATCGCGATCGCCGCGGCGCTGCAGCTGGCGCTGGCGGCGGTGACGCGGGTTGTGCCGCGCCTGGCCAGCTTCACGCTGGCGTTTCCGGTCGTCTTCGGCGCCGCGTTGCTGGTCGCGGTCGTGTTGGTGCCGTTGCTCGCACCGCTCGGCGCGCGGCCGTGGCTCGTCGTCCCCTGGAGCGCGCCGTGA
- a CDS encoding FliM/FliN family flagellar motor C-terminal domain-containing protein codes for MIAELAFTAPTRGVRRARFVRRCSIPLEAACLVANGVRETLRELFGERCELELGEPAALDAATWTQLAREACLFLMRGRQTDVVLVLPQRDARRLVRRAFGEIEAAPDEACSALELHALERIAGRCAPACEPLCAERVGPPRAIAAHEVPACVAYVDVRVAAPVPLLLGVGIVRELPDPGPSGALTADALASVTVEARIEFARGSLDAADFVKIRPGSIVKLDTKVGAPACLNIEGRRCAFGEPGNLGVRAAFLVNSVVSGVPS; via the coding sequence GTGATCGCCGAGCTGGCGTTCACCGCGCCGACGCGCGGGGTGCGCCGCGCGCGCTTCGTCCGCCGCTGCTCGATCCCGCTCGAAGCCGCGTGCCTGGTCGCCAACGGCGTGCGCGAGACGTTGCGCGAGCTGTTCGGTGAGCGCTGCGAGCTCGAGCTCGGCGAGCCGGCCGCGCTCGACGCCGCGACCTGGACACAGCTGGCGCGCGAGGCGTGTCTATTTCTCATGCGCGGTCGCCAAACCGACGTCGTGCTGGTGTTGCCGCAGCGTGACGCGCGTCGGCTGGTTCGCCGCGCCTTCGGAGAGATCGAGGCGGCCCCGGACGAGGCCTGTTCGGCGCTCGAGCTGCACGCGCTCGAACGGATCGCCGGGCGCTGCGCGCCGGCCTGCGAGCCGCTCTGTGCGGAGCGGGTCGGCCCCCCGCGCGCGATCGCCGCGCACGAGGTCCCGGCCTGCGTCGCGTACGTCGACGTCCGGGTCGCGGCACCGGTCCCGTTGCTCCTCGGGGTCGGGATCGTCCGCGAGTTGCCCGACCCCGGGCCGAGCGGCGCGTTGACCGCCGACGCGCTCGCCTCGGTGACCGTGGAAGCGCGGATCGAGTTCGCGCGCGGGTCGTTGGACGCGGCGGACTTCGTGAAGATTCGGCCGGGTTCGATCGTGAAGCTGGACACCAAGGTCGGTGCTCCGGCATGCTTGAACATCGAAGGGCGACGTTGCGCCTTCGGGGAGCCAGGTAACCTCGGGGTGCGTGCGGCTTTCCTCGTCAACAGCGTCGTTTCGGGAGTCCCCTCGTGA
- a CDS encoding EscU/YscU/HrcU family type III secretion system export apparatus switch protein → MSDRQHAATPSRIARAKREGNVARSYEVSTVAAFAGATLAAAGAVPLAASAVVAAFAHAARAPLGGPPRALLVLACAAMTPALAAAVAGTGAGVLQGGGLHVTAPHLDVKRLSPAAGLKRMLGAEAAVAGARALAALALALIALVPLVREVLAAGTTLGSPAAGAALVAGAALRACGAALCVGAAFALADYALVRRRWRAGLRMSADEARRDAKENEGDPHARARRKSAHRALVRGSISRVAEASFVVANPTHVAVALRYAPPAVPVPEILVRALDEVALRVRALARQHDIPVIEDVALARLLYRAGENGRPIPPDTYVAVAQIVAALARAGLLA, encoded by the coding sequence GTGAGCGATCGACAGCACGCGGCCACGCCCTCGCGCATCGCGCGCGCCAAGCGCGAGGGCAACGTCGCGCGCTCGTACGAGGTGAGCACGGTCGCCGCCTTCGCCGGCGCGACGCTGGCCGCCGCCGGCGCGGTTCCGCTCGCGGCGTCCGCGGTCGTCGCGGCGTTCGCGCACGCGGCTCGCGCGCCGCTCGGCGGTCCGCCACGGGCCCTGCTGGTCCTCGCGTGCGCCGCGATGACGCCGGCGCTGGCGGCTGCCGTTGCGGGCACCGGCGCCGGCGTTCTGCAGGGCGGCGGGCTGCACGTCACCGCGCCGCACCTCGACGTCAAACGGCTCTCGCCCGCGGCGGGGCTCAAACGGATGCTCGGCGCCGAGGCGGCGGTGGCCGGCGCCCGCGCGCTGGCCGCGCTCGCGCTGGCTTTGATCGCACTGGTGCCGCTGGTGCGCGAGGTGCTGGCGGCCGGAACGACGCTCGGCTCGCCCGCCGCGGGGGCCGCGCTGGTCGCCGGCGCGGCGTTGCGCGCGTGCGGAGCGGCGCTCTGCGTGGGCGCGGCGTTCGCGCTGGCCGACTATGCGCTAGTGCGGCGGCGCTGGCGCGCCGGCTTGCGCATGTCGGCCGACGAAGCGCGGCGCGACGCCAAGGAGAACGAAGGCGATCCGCACGCGCGGGCGCGCCGGAAGAGCGCGCACCGGGCCCTGGTGCGCGGCTCGATCTCGCGGGTCGCCGAGGCGTCGTTCGTGGTCGCCAATCCGACTCACGTGGCGGTCGCGCTGCGCTACGCGCCGCCGGCCGTCCCGGTGCCCGAGATCCTCGTGCGCGCGCTCGACGAGGTCGCGCTGCGCGTGCGTGCGCTCGCGCGGCAGCACGATATCCCGGTGATCGAAGACGTCGCCTTGGCGCGCCTCTTGTACCGTGCGGGCGAGAACGGCCGCCCGATTCCGCCGGACACGTACGTCGCGGTCGCGCAGATCGTCGCCGCACTCGCCCGCGCAGGGCTGCTGGCGTGA
- the fliP gene encoding flagellar type III secretion system pore protein FliP (The bacterial flagellar biogenesis protein FliP forms a type III secretion system (T3SS)-type pore required for flagellar assembly.): MDAVLQIAHHAHSTLPLDVLAALTLLSVAPFVLVLSTSFVRIVVVLGIVRSALGAATLPPNTVLTGLALVLTCVIMTPTFSAIERDAIRPYAAGRLTQSAFLGRASSPLRAFMLRQTKSRDLAVFAELARQPHATPAANVPLTVLIPAFVVGELRSAFAIGVALYLPFVAIDLAVAAILMGLGMVMLSPPVIALPCKLLLFVMVDGWALVCTGVVQSFR, encoded by the coding sequence ATGGACGCCGTCTTGCAGATCGCGCACCACGCGCACAGCACGTTGCCGCTCGACGTGCTCGCGGCGCTGACGCTGCTCTCGGTCGCGCCGTTCGTGCTGGTGCTCTCGACCTCGTTCGTGCGAATCGTCGTCGTGCTTGGCATCGTGCGTTCGGCGCTCGGCGCGGCGACGCTGCCGCCCAACACCGTGCTGACCGGCCTGGCGCTGGTGCTGACCTGCGTCATCATGACGCCGACCTTCAGCGCGATCGAACGCGACGCGATCCGCCCGTACGCGGCCGGTCGTCTCACGCAATCGGCGTTCCTCGGGCGTGCCTCCTCGCCGCTGCGCGCGTTCATGCTGCGGCAAACGAAATCGCGCGATCTGGCGGTGTTCGCCGAGCTGGCGCGTCAACCGCACGCGACCCCGGCCGCGAACGTGCCGCTGACGGTGCTCATCCCGGCGTTCGTCGTGGGCGAGCTGCGCTCGGCGTTCGCCATCGGCGTCGCGCTCTATCTGCCGTTCGTCGCGATCGACCTGGCCGTCGCGGCGATTCTCATGGGCCTGGGCATGGTGATGCTCAGCCCGCCGGTGATCGCGCTGCCCTGCAAGCTGCTCCTGTTCGTGATGGTCGACGGCTGGGCGCTGGTCTGCACCGGCGTCGTCCAGAGCTTTCGCTGA
- a CDS encoding lytic transglycosylase domain-containing protein, which translates to MDVLADMSAVQSRIAEISGAPPPGAVPAPVTTASVGAPRFANALASALGGSDAQTVDPSVLAAAPAPVPPEQIDALVEQNASTWQVDPSLIKAVIANESGFNAAATSKVGAQGLMQLMPETAASLGVRNPYDPVQNVAGGTRYLRSLLDRFGGDSRLAVAAYNAGPEAVEKYGGVPPYAETQNYVQNVLASADRYRTP; encoded by the coding sequence ATGGACGTCCTCGCTGACATGTCCGCGGTCCAGAGCCGGATCGCGGAGATCTCCGGTGCCCCGCCGCCCGGCGCGGTTCCGGCCCCGGTCACGACCGCGTCCGTCGGCGCGCCGCGCTTCGCGAACGCCCTGGCCAGCGCGCTGGGCGGCAGCGACGCGCAAACGGTCGACCCGTCCGTCCTGGCCGCGGCGCCGGCACCGGTGCCCCCCGAGCAGATCGACGCGCTGGTCGAGCAGAACGCCTCGACCTGGCAGGTCGACCCGTCCCTGATCAAGGCCGTGATCGCCAACGAGTCCGGCTTCAACGCCGCCGCCACCTCGAAGGTCGGGGCGCAGGGGCTCATGCAGTTGATGCCCGAGACGGCCGCCTCGCTGGGCGTCCGCAACCCGTACGACCCGGTGCAGAACGTGGCCGGCGGGACCCGCTACCTGCGCAGCCTGCTCGACCGCTTCGGCGGCGACTCGCGGCTCGCGGTGGCCGCCTACAATGCGGGACCCGAGGCCGTGGAGAAGTACGGCGGGGTTCCTCCCTATGCCGAGACGCAAAACTACGTCCAGAACGTCTTGGCCTCGGCCGACCGCTACCGTACGCCGTAG
- a CDS encoding aspartyl protease family protein: MFALPANASTPRDPDVPVATILAAYDNATRSDDVKTFVADGTLAGEGLQGSFHVERDQTDEREDDVLGPRHETTLRLGDRLFVRNANGNVRELRGYLHRRALTEELLDSGDFVKHPELARFVGWSTFNGKRVWRLEVDAVGGEPETLWIDPDSGLPVRLEYLDGDGPSYVDYGDWRMVGASRIPFRAVMTDGDHRFDTVQQTTSVQIDQPVDRSAFVPLVPRLLESDGVHTVPLIRSSDGHYGVTVRIANRDWFFLLDTGAQSILVDTAVLKAAGVTGEGAMEVRGAARSGGLRTATLPSISIDGATMSDVIVSSLDIGANLGGMKIDGILGYPFFASAIVEMDFAHGQLRFGAPGSFVPTGARVDLDVDRELAEANFVVNGRLDAPFIVDTGNSEDMLLYRPFLDKHPGVVPTTGAGSWNYGIGGSNAIYRTSLDELQMASYQLYHRPVDVVLAQTGAFADRVDAGNVGLGVLRNFVATFDLANASMYLTPGASFDSGVAGPSGATSR; the protein is encoded by the coding sequence GTGTTCGCGCTGCCCGCGAACGCATCGACTCCGCGCGACCCCGACGTGCCGGTGGCGACGATCCTGGCGGCCTACGACAACGCGACGCGCTCCGACGACGTCAAGACGTTCGTCGCCGACGGGACGCTCGCGGGCGAGGGACTGCAGGGCTCGTTCCACGTCGAGCGCGATCAGACCGACGAACGCGAGGACGACGTGCTCGGCCCGCGCCACGAGACGACGCTGCGGCTGGGGGACCGGCTGTTCGTGCGCAACGCGAACGGCAACGTGCGCGAGCTGCGCGGCTATCTGCACCGCCGCGCGCTGACCGAAGAGTTGCTCGACTCGGGCGACTTCGTCAAGCACCCCGAGCTGGCGCGCTTCGTCGGCTGGAGCACGTTCAACGGCAAGCGCGTGTGGCGGTTGGAGGTCGACGCGGTCGGCGGCGAGCCCGAGACGCTGTGGATCGATCCCGACAGCGGGTTGCCGGTGCGGCTCGAGTATCTCGACGGCGACGGTCCCTCGTACGTCGACTACGGCGATTGGCGCATGGTCGGCGCCAGCCGGATCCCGTTCCGGGCGGTGATGACCGACGGCGACCACCGTTTCGACACCGTGCAGCAGACGACGTCGGTGCAGATCGATCAGCCGGTGGATCGCAGCGCGTTCGTGCCGCTCGTCCCGCGCTTGCTCGAGAGCGACGGCGTGCACACCGTCCCGTTGATCCGGAGCAGCGACGGCCACTACGGGGTCACGGTCCGGATCGCGAACCGCGACTGGTTCTTCTTGCTGGACACCGGCGCGCAGTCGATCCTGGTCGACACGGCGGTGCTCAAGGCGGCCGGCGTCACCGGCGAGGGCGCGATGGAAGTGCGCGGCGCCGCGCGCAGCGGCGGTCTGCGCACCGCGACGCTGCCGTCGATCTCGATCGACGGCGCGACCATGAGCGACGTCATCGTCTCCTCGCTCGACATCGGCGCGAACTTGGGCGGGATGAAGATCGACGGCATCCTCGGCTATCCGTTCTTCGCGTCGGCAATCGTCGAGATGGACTTCGCGCACGGGCAGCTGCGCTTCGGCGCGCCGGGTTCGTTCGTGCCGACCGGCGCGCGCGTCGACCTCGACGTCGACCGCGAGCTGGCCGAGGCGAACTTCGTCGTCAACGGCCGGCTCGACGCGCCGTTCATCGTCGACACCGGCAACAGCGAGGACATGCTGCTCTACCGCCCGTTCCTCGACAAACACCCCGGCGTCGTGCCGACGACCGGCGCGGGCTCCTGGAACTACGGCATCGGCGGCTCGAACGCGATCTATCGCACCTCGCTCGACGAGCTGCAGATGGCGAGCTATCAGCTCTACCACCGGCCGGTCGACGTCGTGCTGGCGCAGACCGGCGCCTTCGCCGATCGCGTCGACGCCGGCAACGTCGGCTTGGGCGTGTTGCGCAACTTCGTGGCGACCTTCGACCTGGCCAACGCGTCGATGTACCTGACGCCCGGCGCGAGCTTCGACAGCGGCGTCGCCGGTCCGAGTGGCGCGACCTCGCGCTAG